A window of the Lolium perenne isolate Kyuss_39 chromosome 7, Kyuss_2.0, whole genome shotgun sequence genome harbors these coding sequences:
- the LOC127314131 gene encoding calcium-transporting ATPase 5, plasma membrane-type-like, producing MTGESKIVHKDQKAPMLMSGCKVADGYGSMLVTGVGTNTEWGMLMANLSEDIGEETPLQVRLNGVATLIGVVGLSVAGAVLVVLWLRYFTGHSNNPDGTTEFVAGTTGAKQGFMGAIRIFTIAVTIVVVAVPEGLPLAVTLTLAYSMRKMMRDKALVRRLSSCETMGSATTICSDKTGTLTLNKMTVVEVYLSETKLNPCDNTGLMSSSVASLLIEGIAQNTAGAVFSPEDGGTAEVTGSPTEKAILSWGLKIGMDFNDVRSRSSVLRVLPFNSVKKCGGVAVQVSDDNVHIHWKGAAELVLASCKSWLSIDGSAHPMSSDKYNELKRSIDDMAMSSLRCIAFAYCPWELRMVPKEDLDKWQLPEDNLTLLGMVGIKDPCRQGVREAVQLCSAAGVKVRMVTGDNVETAKAIALECGILNANDVESETIVIEGKVFREMSESAREEVADKITVMGRSSPNDKLLLVQALKRKGHVVAVTGDGTNDAPALHEADIGLSMGISGTEVAKESSDIIILDDDFTSVVKVVRWGRSVYANIQKFIQFQLTTTVAALVINVVAAVSSGDVPLNAVQLLWVNLIMDTLGALALATEPPTDSLIKRHPVGRREPLITNIMWRNLFIQAVYQIVVLLVFNFDGQRIFHLHNESQEHADKIKNTFVFNAFVFCQPTIAAVPVLDVPSPFPFWPRHRSPRLWTRRSRPRPPPPGPSSPPPRARRPRCRLPRAGRDTVAPGWLASAQSRPRHDLLPPSLVACYSGRPAAPAAAPSLVACCLSSCCLRPVRAGEQLLHRAGES from the exons ATGACAGGAGAGTCCAAAATT GTTCATAAGGACCAAAAGGCACCTATGTTGATGTCTGGTTGCAAGGTTGCAGATGGTTACGGTTCTATGTTG GTAACAGGTGTGGGTACCAATACTGAATGGGGTATGTTGATGGCAAACCTTTCAGAAGATATTGGTGAAGAAACCCCATTACAG GTGCGCTTGAATGGTGTTGCTACTTTAATTGGTGTCGTGGGTTTGTCAGTTGCTGGTGCTGTCCTTGTCGTGCTTTGGTTAAG ATATTTTACTGGGCATAGCAATAATCCAGATGGAACTACCGAATTTGTGGCTGGGACTACTGGTGCAAAACAGGGATTTATGGGGGCAATTAGAATTTTTACAATTGCC GTAACTATTGTGGTTGTTGCTGTGCCTGAAGGACTCCCTTTAGCAGTAACTTTGAC CCTTGCATATTCAATGCGAAAGATGATGCGAGACAAGGCTCTG GTGAGGCGACTTTCATCTTGTGAAACAATGGGATCCGCAACCACGATTTGCAGTGACAAGACTGGAACACTTACCTTGAATAAG ATGACAGTTGTGGAAGTATATTTGAGTGAGACGAAGTTGAATCCTTGTGATAATACTGGGTTGATGTCTAGCAGTGTAGCATCTCTACTTATTGAAGGAATTGCACAAAACACAGCAGGAGCTGTGTTTTCGCCAGAG GATGGAGGAACTGCTGAAGTTACAGGCTCACCAACTGAAAAAGCAATTCTTTCTTGGGGTCTTAAG ATTGGGATGGATTTCAATGACGTGAGATCAAGATCTTCAGTTCTTCGTGTTCTGCCATTTAACTCGGTGAAGAAATGCGGTGGTGTTGCAGTGCAAGTG TCAGATGATAATGTCCACATCCACTGGAAAGGTGCTGCTGAGCTGGTGTTAGCATCTTGCAAAAGCTGGCTTTCTATTGATGGTTCCGCTCATCCAATGAGTTCTGACAAG TATAACGAATTGAAGAGATCCATTGACGATATGGCAATGAGTTCACTGCGCTGTATTGCTTTTGCATATTGTCCCTGGGAGCTCAGAATGGTTCCTAAGGAAGATCTCGATAAGTGGCAGTTGCCTGAGGATAATCTGACTCTTCTTGGAATGGTTGGGATAAAG GATCCTTGTCGCCAAGGAGTGAGGGAAGCTGTACAATTATGCAGTGCTGCTGGTGTGAAG GTACGGATGGTGACAGGAGATAATGTTGAAACAGCTAAGGCCATTGCTCTCGAATGTGGAATACTGAATGCAAATGATGTTGAATCAGAGACAATAGTAATAGAGGGGAAGGTATTCCGTGAAATGTCTGAAAGTGCACGAGAAGAAGTTGCTGACAAAATTACA GTAATGGGACGATCTTCTCCAAACGACAAACTTTTGCTTGTACAAGCTTTGAAACGAAAAGGACATGTTGTAGCTGTAACCGGTGATGGCACCAATGACGCCCCAGCATTACATGAG GCTGATATCGGTCTTTCAATGGGTATCTCGGGGACAGAAGTTGCTAAAGAAAGCTCAGACATTATAATTTTGGATGATGACTTCACATCTGTTGTCAAG GTTGTTCGTTGGGGACGGTCTGTCTATGCAAATATTCAGAAATTCATCCAGTTCCAGCTGACT ACAACAGTCGCTGCTCTAGTGATAAATGTGGTTGCTGCTGTGTCCTCCGGTGATGTTCCTCTGAATGCAGTTCAG ctTCTCTGGGTGAACCTTATCATGGACACACTGGGAGCTCTTGCATTAGCAACTGAACCACCGACGGACAGCCTAATTAAGAGACATCCTGTTGGACGAAG AGAACCTCTTATTACAAATATTATGTGGAGAAACCTGTTTATCCAG GCTGTTTACCAGATAGTAGTTCTTCTCGTCTTCAATTTTGATGGCCAAAGGATTTTCCATTTACATAATGAAAGTCAAGAGCACGCTGACAAAATTAAAAACACCTTTGTCTTCAATGCATTTGTCTTTTGCCAA CCCACCATCGCCGCCGTCCCCGTGCTGGACGTGCCGTCGCCGTTCCCGTTCTGGCCGCGCCACCGCTCTCCCCGTCTTTGGACGCGCCGCAGCCGTCCCCGGCCGCCTCCGCCCGGCCCTAGCTCGCCTCCGCCCCGTGCTCGCCGGCCGCGTTGCCGCCTCCCCCGTGCTGGCCGCGACACCGTCGCCCCTGGTTGGCTCGCCTCTGCCCAGAGCCGGCCGCGCCACGACCTGCTGCCGCCGTCCCTGGTGGCCTGCTACTCCGGCCGACCTGCTGCtccggccgccgccccgtcccTGGTGGCCTGCTGCTTGAGCAGCTGCTGCCTCCGTCCCGTTCGTGCTGGTGAGCAGCTGCTGCATCGGGCTGGTGAGAGCTGA